The following proteins come from a genomic window of Hugenholtzia roseola DSM 9546:
- a CDS encoding aminotransferase class V-fold PLP-dependent enzyme has protein sequence MAASALDFNFALSFAPGPTKIYPQMGSYYALGLEKGVFSLPHRSPEFCAIVAEAQSLLHQKLAIPADYQVAFLSSANECWDTLNRTFGGARFLHLFNGAFGEKWFRFRRHFNPNQTQGFDFELDTTLQTVEMLLDTPTSAQTEVFCLVEGETSNGSLLNPAFLSDLRQKSPKALLCIDATSTMAGIELAWQNGDIWFASVQKCFGQPAGLAVLVLSPFAQEKIKEAAQKTQEPTFYNSLPNVLRNIEKSQTTHTPNMVALFLLAQTLKNLPDIAQTAAFLEKRNQFLRASLAQRGYQTALFQPPKNAEGQYFALPAPTVLACPYPSEKLGDLKEKALAQGLRLGGGYGKWKDTSFRIANFPQHTDQDYEKLLAFLESYRG, from the coding sequence ATGGCTGCCTCTGCCCTCGATTTTAATTTCGCGCTTAGTTTTGCGCCCGGCCCTACTAAAATCTATCCCCAAATGGGTAGTTATTACGCCTTGGGGCTTGAAAAGGGCGTTTTTAGTCTGCCTCACCGAAGCCCTGAATTTTGCGCCATTGTAGCGGAAGCACAGTCCCTTTTGCACCAAAAATTAGCGATTCCTGCCGACTATCAAGTGGCTTTCCTTAGCTCTGCCAATGAATGTTGGGATACGCTCAATCGTACTTTTGGGGGGGCGCGTTTTCTGCACCTTTTCAATGGGGCTTTTGGTGAGAAGTGGTTTCGCTTTCGCCGTCATTTCAATCCGAACCAAACACAAGGCTTTGATTTTGAATTAGATACAACGCTTCAAACCGTCGAAATGCTTTTGGATACGCCTACTTCCGCCCAAACCGAAGTTTTTTGTTTGGTAGAAGGTGAAACTTCCAATGGCAGCCTATTGAACCCTGCTTTTTTGTCTGATTTGCGTCAGAAAAGTCCAAAAGCCCTGCTCTGCATAGATGCGACTTCTACGATGGCGGGCATCGAGCTTGCTTGGCAGAATGGCGATATTTGGTTTGCTTCGGTACAAAAGTGTTTCGGGCAGCCTGCGGGTTTGGCAGTGTTGGTGCTTTCGCCTTTTGCACAGGAGAAAATAAAAGAAGCCGCCCAAAAAACACAAGAGCCTACTTTTTACAATAGCCTACCCAATGTTTTGCGCAACATAGAGAAATCGCAAACGACACACACGCCCAACATGGTCGCTCTCTTTTTGCTTGCCCAAACTTTGAAAAATCTGCCTGATATTGCACAAACGGCAGCCTTTTTAGAAAAACGAAATCAATTCCTACGCGCTTCTTTGGCACAAAGGGGCTATCAGACGGCTCTTTTCCAACCCCCTAAAAATGCAGAAGGACAATATTTTGCCCTGCCTGCTCCTACGGTTCTTGCCTGCCCCTATCCAAGTGAAAAATTAGGCGATTTGAAAGAAAAAGCCTTAGCACAGGGCTTGCGCTTAGGCGGGGGGTATGGAAAATGGAAAGATACCTCGTTTCGAATTGCGAACTTTCCACAACACACTGACCAAGACTACGAAAAACTGCTCGCCTTTTTGGAAAGCTATCGCGGCTGA
- the purS gene encoding phosphoribosylformylglycinamidine synthase subunit PurS: MKFIAEIDVMPLKEILDPQGKAVKLGLNNLGLKEIDNVRIGKHISLEIEAQDQADAEQKVEIACKRLLANMIMEDFRFAVRPA; encoded by the coding sequence ATGAAATTTATCGCTGAAATTGATGTTATGCCGCTCAAAGAAATTTTAGACCCACAAGGAAAGGCTGTCAAGTTGGGGCTTAATAATTTGGGCTTAAAAGAGATTGACAACGTGCGCATAGGCAAACACATTTCGCTCGAAATAGAGGCACAAGACCAAGCCGATGCCGAGCAGAAGGTAGAAATTGCCTGCAAACGCCTTTTGGCAAATATGATTATGGAAGATTTCCGCTTTGCGGTGCGTCCTGCCTAA
- a CDS encoding EI24 domain-containing protein, with product MVRDFSKAFFAGLLAPWRALAFSREQRFWHYYLLPMFLNCLLFLLLLAGAYFFSDFANEKVQQWLQAQTWGNLWRGVFEWLFRILLFLSLFLLYFKTYKVLLLTLLSPLFSYIAGKIEEIQNPQWESPPFSIAIFWQDLRRGLIINLTNLAIELSLTLPLLLLGFFVSILSPFTTLLVVLIESFFWGFGLLDFRNETIRRNVAESRAFVWQNKAFTLGLGLMVYLMLLVPILGVLIAPILGVIGACRASWALEAEKIASKS from the coding sequence ATGGTCAGAGATTTTTCAAAAGCCTTTTTTGCAGGTCTGCTCGCCCCTTGGCGTGCCTTAGCTTTTAGCCGCGAGCAACGTTTTTGGCATTACTACCTGCTGCCTATGTTCCTCAATTGCTTGCTCTTTCTTTTGCTGCTTGCAGGGGCATACTTTTTTTCTGATTTTGCCAACGAAAAAGTACAACAATGGCTACAAGCACAAACTTGGGGCAATCTTTGGCGCGGAGTCTTCGAGTGGCTCTTTCGGATTTTACTCTTTCTAAGCCTATTCTTACTCTATTTCAAGACCTACAAAGTCTTGCTGCTGACCTTGCTTTCGCCGCTTTTTTCCTACATAGCGGGCAAAATAGAGGAAATTCAGAACCCACAATGGGAATCGCCACCTTTTAGCATTGCTATCTTTTGGCAGGATTTGCGGCGCGGACTTATTATAAACCTAACCAATTTGGCGATAGAATTGAGCCTGACGCTACCTTTGCTTTTGCTGGGCTTTTTCGTTTCTATCCTAAGCCCTTTCACGACGCTTTTAGTGGTCTTGATAGAATCCTTTTTCTGGGGTTTTGGTTTGCTCGATTTTCGCAATGAAACCATTAGGCGCAATGTAGCCGAAAGTAGGGCTTTTGTATGGCAGAACAAAGCCTTCACCTTGGGCTTGGGTCTGATGGTGTATTTGATGCTGCTTGTCCCCATCTTGGGCGTGCTAATTGCACCTATTTTAGGGGTAATTGGTGCTTGTAGGGCAAGTTGGGCATTGGAAGCGGAAAAAATAGCTTCAAAAAGTTGA
- the pssA gene encoding CDP-diacylglycerol--serine O-phosphatidyltransferase gives MKRHIPNFLTSCNLFSGCVGIVFCFSDRLLWACWAIVLAALFDFLDGFVARLLGVSSPIGKELDSLADCVTFGVLPATIIFVLLKGLTPDPYLPFSAFLLAVFSALRLAKFNIDTRQSDAFIGVPTPANALLIGSLPLIMTHQAEFAPYFLRLEVLLPFIVLMSYLLVAELPLFALKFKNYAWAGNQIRYIFLLLALLLLLSLQYLAVPIVIALYVVLSGLEKFVFQKP, from the coding sequence ATGAAACGACATATTCCCAACTTTCTGACCAGTTGCAACCTATTTTCGGGTTGTGTAGGTATCGTATTTTGCTTTTCTGATAGGCTTCTCTGGGCTTGTTGGGCAATCGTATTGGCTGCGCTCTTCGATTTTTTAGATGGCTTTGTGGCGCGTCTTTTGGGGGTTAGTTCGCCCATAGGAAAGGAATTAGACTCGCTTGCCGACTGTGTAACTTTTGGGGTCTTGCCTGCCACGATTATTTTTGTGTTGCTCAAAGGGCTTACGCCTGACCCCTATCTGCCCTTTTCGGCGTTCCTACTTGCCGTTTTTTCGGCACTGCGTCTTGCCAAATTTAACATCGATACGCGACAAAGCGACGCTTTTATCGGCGTTCCCACTCCTGCCAATGCCCTGCTTATCGGTTCGCTACCCTTGATTATGACACATCAGGCAGAATTTGCGCCTTATTTTTTGCGTTTGGAAGTTTTGCTGCCTTTTATTGTACTGATGTCGTATCTTTTGGTAGCCGAATTGCCGCTTTTCGCGCTCAAATTTAAAAACTACGCTTGGGCGGGCAATCAAATCCGCTATATTTTCCTACTCCTTGCCCTATTGCTGCTTTTAAGCCTACAATACCTTGCTGTGCCTATCGTCATTGCCTTGTATGTAGTGCTTTCGGGGCTTGAAAAGTTTGTCTTTCAGAAACCTTAA
- a CDS encoding J domain-containing protein, producing the protein MLFDRIKNIIKASTGEFFEGRTYTDKEFEDIDAEYERLFGQDNPTQKGQQGASHQTYQNPYLDPKEVEFYQVLNLPHNSSFEQIRQAYKNLIKVYHPDKWIHKTPQEQKQAAQKAQQINLAYSYFKKKMNA; encoded by the coding sequence ATGCTCTTCGACCGCATTAAAAACATCATCAAAGCCTCCACAGGCGAATTTTTCGAGGGTCGTACCTACACCGATAAAGAATTTGAGGACATCGATGCAGAATATGAACGCCTTTTCGGACAAGACAATCCTACCCAAAAAGGACAACAAGGCGCGTCGCACCAAACCTATCAGAACCCGTACTTAGACCCCAAAGAAGTAGAATTTTATCAGGTCTTGAATTTGCCACACAATAGCTCTTTCGAGCAAATCCGCCAAGCCTATAAAAATCTCATCAAAGTCTATCACCCCGATAAGTGGATTCACAAGACTCCACAAGAACAGAAACAAGCCGCACAGAAGGCACAGCAAATCAATTTAGCCTACTCTTACTTTAAAAAGAAGATGAACGCCTAA